A single window of Fervidicoccus fontis Kam940 DNA harbors:
- a CDS encoding nucleotide sugar dehydrogenase has protein sequence MVLLGKSRNEASNLLLNGELTVSVFGLGKMGLPLALVFASKGAKVYGVDLNENVVEMVNRGENPISFEPGVGELLEKAVKEKRLTAVTDGALASSKSDLIVLLVPVYANAKGIRMELMEKAIDEVSNGIRKGAIVVTETTLPPGTTESFIPKIENVSGFKAGIDFGIAHAPERTMSGRVIKDITESYPKIIGAINEATLEPLIGIYSAINKKGVVPVSSIRVAEAVKVFEGVYRDVNIALANELALISERLGINVNEAIDSANTQPYSHIHRPGAGVGGHCIGVYTWFLIHSFPELSKIMKIARETNDSMPLHIVELTVKALNLVRKPVNGARIIVFGLSYRGGIKETINSPSFPLINEFLKWGANVEVYDPYFSNEEIMSYGFKPFNGNFEGADAVVVVTDHPQFKEVDLRDLKDKMATPIIIDGRYIYATAKGIENFIYASPGIQIRCPKSFQ, from the coding sequence ATGGTACTTCTTGGAAAAAGCAGAAATGAGGCGTCCAATCTTCTCTTAAACGGTGAGCTTACTGTTTCCGTTTTTGGCTTGGGCAAAATGGGTCTCCCCCTTGCTCTGGTTTTCGCAAGCAAAGGAGCTAAAGTATACGGGGTGGATCTCAATGAAAATGTCGTTGAAATGGTAAACAGAGGGGAAAACCCGATTAGCTTTGAGCCCGGGGTTGGAGAGCTCCTGGAAAAGGCCGTCAAGGAAAAAAGACTTACCGCTGTAACAGATGGGGCACTGGCCTCATCTAAAAGTGATCTGATAGTACTGCTTGTCCCAGTATATGCAAATGCGAAAGGAATTAGAATGGAGCTTATGGAAAAGGCTATAGATGAAGTCTCAAATGGGATCAGAAAAGGGGCTATAGTAGTAACAGAGACTACATTGCCTCCAGGAACTACGGAATCTTTTATACCTAAAATTGAGAATGTATCTGGATTCAAGGCAGGGATTGATTTTGGAATTGCTCATGCGCCTGAGAGGACTATGAGCGGGAGGGTGATAAAGGATATTACTGAGAGCTACCCCAAAATCATCGGCGCTATTAATGAAGCTACGTTAGAGCCGCTGATCGGAATCTACTCAGCAATAAATAAAAAGGGGGTTGTTCCTGTATCAAGCATAAGAGTTGCCGAGGCCGTGAAGGTCTTTGAGGGGGTTTACAGAGATGTTAATATTGCTCTTGCAAACGAGCTAGCTCTGATCTCTGAAAGGCTTGGCATAAACGTGAATGAGGCTATTGATTCCGCTAATACTCAGCCATATAGCCACATACACAGACCTGGTGCTGGCGTGGGAGGACACTGTATAGGTGTATATACATGGTTTCTCATTCATTCATTCCCAGAACTTTCAAAAATAATGAAGATTGCGAGGGAGACAAATGATAGCATGCCTCTGCATATAGTTGAGTTAACTGTTAAAGCTCTCAACCTTGTAAGAAAGCCTGTAAATGGAGCTAGAATTATTGTATTTGGATTGAGCTATAGAGGTGGGATTAAGGAAACGATAAACTCGCCGAGCTTTCCGCTAATCAATGAGTTTTTGAAGTGGGGGGCAAATGTTGAAGTCTACGACCCGTACTTTTCTAATGAAGAGATCATGAGTTATGGATTTAAGCCGTTTAACGGAAACTTTGAGGGGGCAGATGCAGTTGTTGTGGTAACAGATCACCCACAGTTCAAAGAAGTTGACTTAAGAGATCTTAAGGATAAGATGGCTACTCCAATTATAATTGATGGAAGATACATATATGCGACTGCAAAGGGAATCGAAAATTTCATTTACGCGTCACCTGGAATCCAGATTAGGTGCCCGAAGAGCTTTCAATAG
- a CDS encoding UbiD family decarboxylase: MILLNPLLGIKEYVEWLEERELLVRVKEPLSPILEIPYFLRKVMYSSGPAVLFESVKGFEGWRVCGNLFPSVFTISSALGINSFEEISERLISLITHQQAQGITEKIKAFSDASKLLGYFPKKVNKAEFEEKVIEGKDNPLDKIPFFKTWPMDGGRYATFPMVITKDPAKGIINMGVYRVMIVNGRKGIIHWQVHKRGAMAYSVTKEMKAKEMPVAIIIGSDPGTMISAVSPVPYPIDKMLFAGMVRGRGVELFELDNGIPVPSNSEIVIEGSVRVDELASEGPFGDHWGYYDTPTEMYPVFTVERVYMRENPIYYGSVTGLPPLEDAVMGKIVEKMFKPFIKLLLPEVVDISYPVYGIFQGMVVVSIKKRYPGQAKKVMNALWGLAQSSLTKIVIVVDEDIDVNNLDKVIWAVSSNVEPQRDVVVIPYTHTDALDPASISHSYGGKLGIDATRKLPEENFGREWPKIVEDDKNVKEKIDPLVEKLLKSFKGLDRF, from the coding sequence GTGATTCTGTTGAATCCTCTATTAGGAATTAAAGAATATGTAGAGTGGCTTGAAGAGAGGGAGCTCTTGGTCAGAGTTAAAGAGCCGCTTTCTCCTATTCTTGAAATACCTTACTTTTTGAGAAAAGTTATGTACTCAAGCGGTCCAGCTGTTTTATTTGAAAGCGTAAAGGGGTTTGAAGGATGGAGAGTTTGCGGGAATCTCTTTCCTAGTGTTTTCACTATTTCTTCTGCACTTGGCATAAATAGCTTTGAAGAAATTTCGGAAAGGCTTATATCTCTTATTACACATCAGCAAGCTCAAGGCATCACTGAAAAGATTAAAGCATTTAGCGATGCAAGCAAACTATTAGGCTACTTTCCTAAGAAGGTGAACAAAGCTGAATTCGAGGAAAAGGTTATCGAGGGCAAGGATAATCCGTTGGATAAGATACCGTTTTTTAAGACATGGCCTATGGATGGGGGAAGATATGCGACATTCCCAATGGTGATAACAAAGGATCCTGCAAAAGGAATCATAAATATGGGAGTGTATAGAGTAATGATTGTAAACGGCAGAAAGGGAATAATCCACTGGCAAGTACACAAGAGGGGAGCTATGGCATATTCGGTGACGAAAGAAATGAAAGCAAAAGAAATGCCAGTGGCGATAATTATCGGAAGCGATCCTGGCACGATGATCTCAGCCGTATCTCCTGTTCCATATCCTATTGACAAGATGCTGTTTGCAGGAATGGTTAGAGGAAGGGGAGTTGAGCTGTTTGAGCTCGATAACGGCATACCGGTTCCGTCCAATTCGGAAATTGTAATCGAGGGAAGCGTGAGGGTGGATGAGCTTGCAAGCGAAGGCCCGTTTGGGGATCACTGGGGGTATTATGATACTCCAACAGAAATGTACCCAGTTTTCACTGTAGAGAGAGTTTACATGAGAGAAAACCCGATCTATTACGGAAGCGTTACGGGTCTTCCCCCGCTTGAAGATGCTGTCATGGGAAAAATCGTTGAGAAGATGTTTAAGCCTTTCATAAAGCTCCTCCTTCCAGAAGTAGTTGACATAAGCTATCCTGTATATGGGATCTTTCAGGGAATGGTTGTAGTTTCGATTAAAAAGAGGTACCCAGGGCAGGCTAAAAAGGTGATGAATGCTCTTTGGGGCTTAGCCCAGTCCTCTCTTACAAAAATTGTAATTGTAGTTGATGAAGACATTGATGTGAACAACTTAGATAAGGTGATATGGGCTGTTTCCAGTAATGTAGAACCGCAGAGGGATGTGGTGGTAATTCCTTACACGCATACAGATGCTCTCGATCCTGCGAGTATATCACATTCTTACGGTGGGAAGCTCGGCATTGATGCCACTAGAAAGCTTCCTGAAGAGAACTTCGGTAGGGAGTGGCCTAAAATTGTTGAAGATGATAAAAATGTGAAGGAAAAAATTGATCCTCTTGTTGAAAAACTGCTTAAAAGCTTTAAGGGGTTGGATAGATTTTGA
- a CDS encoding UbiA-like polyprenyltransferase: MSLKWDPGEVKKKSSLNAILKLLRIEHTLLDLPFTYAGMALTHYPITLREVVLATFAVIGLRIAGMTYNNIADADIDRKNPRTARRPLLTGDVSFRDAWILVALGSLIYFASAFFLSFYAFILSPILYIVIMTYPFAKRFHPFPHLHLGLSLALIVFGGAIATSGEYVNNLMEAIESVPWTYFFAVLFWGSGFDAIYSIMDEEFDKSMKLGSVAARFGSRGALMFSLANYIISSLFLLIAWRLYNLGLLTLASMIISIFIMFYQVASCFIDIKNVPKAFNLNLIVGVIVSICILIDLLL; this comes from the coding sequence TTGAGCCTAAAATGGGATCCTGGAGAAGTTAAGAAGAAAAGCTCACTAAATGCAATTTTAAAGCTACTAAGAATAGAGCACACTCTTCTCGATCTTCCTTTCACATATGCTGGAATGGCTCTTACCCACTATCCCATTACGTTAAGAGAAGTGGTGCTCGCCACTTTTGCAGTAATTGGGCTAAGAATAGCTGGAATGACCTACAACAACATAGCAGATGCAGATATAGATAGAAAGAACCCAAGGACTGCTAGGAGACCTTTACTCACTGGGGATGTAAGCTTCAGAGATGCTTGGATCCTTGTAGCTTTAGGAAGTTTGATCTATTTCGCCTCTGCATTTTTCCTCAGCTTTTATGCTTTCATCTTATCTCCTATTTTATATATAGTTATTATGACCTACCCGTTTGCAAAGAGGTTTCACCCGTTTCCCCACCTTCACCTAGGTTTGTCCCTCGCTCTTATAGTATTCGGAGGCGCTATTGCAACTTCCGGAGAATATGTCAATAATTTAATGGAGGCAATTGAATCTGTCCCATGGACATATTTTTTCGCTGTGCTCTTCTGGGGGAGCGGCTTTGATGCTATATACAGCATAATGGATGAGGAGTTTGATAAAAGCATGAAGCTCGGAAGCGTTGCAGCAAGGTTCGGGAGCAGGGGCGCACTGATGTTTTCCCTTGCAAATTACATAATCTCGTCTTTATTTCTCCTAATTGCTTGGAGGCTATATAACTTGGGGCTTTTAACCTTGGCATCAATGATCATTTCGATCTTTATTATGTTTTACCAAGTTGCATCATGCTTCATTGACATAAAAAATGTTCCCAAGGCCTTTAACTTAAATTTAATAGTAGGAGTGATAGTTTCTATATGCATCCTAATAGACTTGCTTCTTTAA
- a CDS encoding DUF2208 domain-containing protein: MSMPFQSKRQIAIGQASIIIFSIAAGFLGRSGAVYWLFIILYFILYMIIMTKFGQPKLPNTAKADLISKGKVLFEENKAMEVASTDRQYVVEMQDQLKMLQFTTLFSFLVLIYFFIAIGPVTSLIAPKFSNEKIGYSVSYFILFEGSFLLSIFGQYLSVRNYSRSGKKFVTINMPRTFFVTSEGIVLKGMMSSTGLKFPLTAYKIVLNEERKFVELVNETQKAINKIRLYTKSPNKLYEVISNKNSSADEK; encoded by the coding sequence ATGTCAATGCCTTTTCAGAGCAAAAGACAGATCGCTATTGGACAAGCCTCAATAATTATTTTCTCGATAGCAGCTGGATTTTTGGGGAGGAGCGGCGCTGTATATTGGCTCTTCATAATACTCTACTTTATCTTGTACATGATAATAATGACTAAATTTGGACAACCAAAGCTTCCTAATACCGCAAAGGCAGATTTAATTTCTAAAGGAAAGGTACTGTTTGAGGAAAACAAGGCAATGGAAGTTGCTAGCACTGACAGGCAATATGTAGTAGAGATGCAGGATCAGCTTAAAATGCTTCAATTTACAACTCTCTTCTCCTTTCTTGTACTGATATATTTCTTTATAGCAATAGGACCTGTAACATCTCTTATAGCTCCAAAGTTCTCTAATGAGAAGATTGGGTATTCCGTCTCATATTTTATTTTGTTTGAAGGTAGCTTTTTGCTGAGCATTTTTGGTCAGTACCTTTCAGTAAGAAATTACAGTAGGAGTGGAAAGAAATTCGTTACTATTAACATGCCAAGAACATTTTTCGTTACAAGCGAAGGAATAGTGCTCAAGGGAATGATGAGCTCAACAGGTCTAAAGTTTCCTTTAACTGCCTACAAGATAGTTCTTAATGAAGAGAGAAAGTTCGTTGAACTGGTTAATGAGACGCAAAAGGCAATAAATAAGATCAGGCTGTATACGAAAAGTCCAAATAAGCTTTACGAGGTAATTTCAAATAAAAATAGCTCTGCTGATGAGAAATAG
- a CDS encoding archaellin/type IV pilin N-terminal domain-containing protein, which translates to MGKKRGIVGIEAAIVLIAFVIVAAALAFVALNMGLFTTQKAKETISQGLGEASTALEVDGYVVGISNGTTVNTVSIPIRTSAGVSSVDLAPSRTSIDAIVGNQSFENIYKAIFYVYPNGTLAYANNGTLTNLTTDFSTHNLTADIESVLGSPSTPTAYVVIIQNVNYNSVLETGEKAVVLIDLENNGLGPYGQLSVEIRPPEGAPLTVERNMPANIPAGAVNLG; encoded by the coding sequence ATGGGTAAGAAAAGAGGAATTGTAGGTATAGAGGCGGCCATCGTATTAATAGCATTCGTCATAGTAGCTGCTGCCTTAGCATTCGTGGCTCTGAACATGGGACTCTTCACTACTCAGAAAGCGAAGGAGACGATAAGTCAAGGTCTCGGAGAAGCCAGTACCGCACTTGAAGTAGATGGATATGTTGTCGGCATAAGTAATGGAACAACCGTAAACACAGTTTCAATACCTATAAGGACATCGGCAGGCGTCTCTAGCGTAGACTTAGCACCAAGTAGAACCTCTATTGATGCAATTGTAGGAAATCAATCGTTTGAGAACATCTATAAAGCGATATTCTACGTATATCCTAATGGGACTCTTGCATATGCTAACAATGGAACTCTTACAAATCTAACAACTGACTTTTCAACACATAACTTAACAGCTGATATTGAAAGTGTACTTGGAAGCCCATCGACCCCAACCGCATACGTTGTGATAATTCAGAACGTTAACTATAATTCAGTCTTAGAAACCGGCGAAAAGGCAGTTGTTTTGATCGACTTAGAAAATAATGGATTAGGACCATACGGACAACTATCTGTTGAGATAAGACCACCAGAAGGGGCACCTCTTACAGTAGAGAGGAATATGCCTGCTAACATTCCAGCAGGAGCAGTCAACCTAGGGTGA
- a CDS encoding flagellar protein FlaG, which produces MGESTTITHALLTIAAITIASIFAFVMISKISAINSSITQMISSNVNNMESSITIIDFFYNSSGGSFVIYVKNVGTSDISLSALQNTDVYIGTYNSPLTLYTYLSSAYPGHWNYTLAIGGSNSWSAGSTIIIYLYNQTSISPPYYVKIVLPIGIGSELVEGG; this is translated from the coding sequence TTGGGCGAATCAACAACTATAACACATGCACTTTTGACAATTGCTGCAATAACAATAGCATCTATATTCGCATTTGTTATGATATCTAAGATTTCTGCCATAAATAGTAGCATTACCCAGATGATAAGCTCAAACGTAAATAATATGGAGAGTAGTATAACTATTATAGATTTTTTCTATAATTCTTCTGGAGGATCTTTTGTGATATATGTAAAAAATGTCGGCACCTCCGACATTTCCCTTTCAGCCCTTCAAAATACTGACGTTTATATTGGAACTTATAATTCTCCTCTTACACTTTATACATATCTTTCCAGTGCCTATCCAGGGCACTGGAATTACACGCTTGCTATAGGGGGGAGCAATTCCTGGTCTGCTGGAAGCACAATTATTATTTATCTTTATAATCAAACCTCGATCTCTCCTCCCTACTATGTAAAGATAGTCCTTCCGATTGGAATAGGAAGTGAGCTGGTAGAGGGGGGATAG
- a CDS encoding ATPase domain-containing protein — protein sequence MKTTVSTGNDELDVRLQGGLPYPSLILIEGEQGTSKTVLAQQFVYGALRDGLRGIVLETEMPSVDFLRKMKLLKMDIVDYVIKGKVRLHSILSKNLEINDVVLSNALTVFEKYINSKLDNFDFLAIDSLSMLVKFAKYSEVLEFFSNLKKISTSGKLIFATMHSSILSEDILTKLRAFCDGYIKLGISNIGGRSVKVMNIVKLRGAPTSFDSVISFDVDPAFGIKLVPIALARA from the coding sequence ATGAAAACCACTGTTTCAACGGGAAATGATGAGTTAGATGTAAGGCTTCAAGGAGGGCTTCCTTACCCCAGCTTAATACTTATAGAAGGAGAGCAAGGAACCTCTAAGACTGTCTTAGCACAGCAATTTGTCTATGGAGCTTTAAGAGATGGGCTTAGAGGAATTGTATTAGAGACAGAGATGCCTTCAGTAGATTTCCTGAGGAAAATGAAGCTCCTTAAGATGGACATAGTAGACTACGTAATAAAGGGCAAAGTACGTTTGCATTCGATCCTTTCCAAAAATTTGGAAATAAACGATGTGGTGCTTTCAAATGCATTGACAGTTTTTGAAAAGTACATTAATTCTAAGCTAGATAACTTTGACTTCCTTGCGATAGATTCATTGTCTATGCTTGTAAAGTTTGCAAAGTACAGCGAAGTGCTAGAGTTTTTCTCTAACCTAAAGAAGATCTCAACAAGCGGAAAGCTGATCTTTGCCACGATGCACTCTAGTATATTAAGCGAAGACATTCTCACAAAGCTGAGGGCTTTTTGTGACGGTTACATAAAGCTTGGGATATCTAACATAGGCGGAAGGAGCGTAAAAGTCATGAACATAGTTAAGCTCAGAGGAGCGCCGACGAGTTTTGACTCAGTTATATCGTTTGATGTAGATCCCGCTTTTGGAATTAAGCTTGTTCCGATAGCATTGGCGAGGGCTTGA
- a CDS encoding type II secretion system F family protein, translating into MKLNREEAVFLSLGIAGILAGVVLFLMIKTTLFSIISGIILSASIIGGIIYPIFLRPRLGSTEVDADFTFLLQHLLSVSTGNPPRSSLFEVVSKENIYPKYSPIFLKIYKLGKEWGYSFPQACRLVGKEVGNKVLKEFLSRLSIVLSVGEDVEQFLRTELSSILNIYETQYMRTIEAMNVFLGIYTSLLAASVFMLANFLLLAFFFGGDISMVTMSYAFVIATIGIVALVLYITVPQEAFENKLEPRPRAYAVTNILSIAITLTFSVAFLFLALKHMLSFYSIGILLIAYGAFLYIPGRIAKGIENLIENIDDFFPVFIRSYSLNYETIPNHAKALKPMLLVELGKLSKILKNLYARLMNGINPQIAWMMMAAETRSELARRFLKIFEDTIEKGGKISQVGASISGHYNTIVGLRRNRLQVAKTFEMTTYIMQGAIVVINIFVSSLLQGFSQMLSSMRSSIPGNVFGIMFGSNISIQLVMIFATVFSFATALLNALSINKVTPGVSKSFWYYFSILLVATGAGIIAGEFMISYILNSALQGMTNLI; encoded by the coding sequence ATGAAGCTAAATAGGGAAGAAGCAGTATTCCTCTCTTTGGGAATTGCGGGGATATTAGCTGGAGTTGTCCTTTTTTTGATGATAAAAACAACATTGTTCTCTATTATTTCAGGAATAATACTTTCAGCTTCCATTATTGGGGGGATTATTTACCCCATTTTTCTCAGACCTAGGTTAGGATCTACAGAAGTCGATGCAGACTTTACCTTTTTACTCCAGCACTTGCTGAGCGTCTCTACAGGCAATCCCCCTAGGTCATCTCTATTTGAGGTCGTAAGCAAAGAGAACATATATCCAAAATACTCACCGATTTTTTTAAAGATTTATAAGCTTGGAAAGGAGTGGGGATATAGCTTTCCGCAGGCATGCAGACTTGTCGGAAAAGAAGTAGGCAATAAAGTTCTTAAGGAGTTTCTATCAAGACTCAGCATAGTGCTTTCTGTAGGAGAAGATGTTGAGCAGTTTTTGAGAACAGAGCTCTCCTCTATATTAAATATATATGAGACACAGTACATGAGGACCATAGAAGCCATGAACGTATTTCTCGGAATATATACAAGCCTCTTGGCAGCAAGTGTGTTCATGCTAGCCAACTTTCTGCTTTTAGCTTTCTTCTTCGGTGGGGATATAAGCATGGTCACTATGAGCTATGCTTTCGTAATAGCTACAATAGGCATAGTAGCTCTAGTACTCTACATAACAGTTCCACAGGAGGCCTTTGAGAATAAGCTTGAGCCTAGACCTAGGGCTTATGCTGTGACCAACATATTATCTATAGCAATTACCTTGACTTTTTCTGTTGCCTTTTTATTTTTAGCTTTAAAACACATGCTCAGCTTCTATAGCATAGGGATATTGCTTATAGCATATGGCGCCTTCCTTTACATTCCAGGAAGGATTGCAAAAGGGATTGAGAATCTAATCGAAAACATTGACGATTTCTTTCCGGTTTTTATTAGAAGCTACTCCCTTAACTATGAAACAATACCAAATCACGCAAAAGCTTTAAAGCCTATGTTGCTTGTAGAACTGGGAAAGCTGAGCAAAATACTTAAAAATCTTTATGCAAGGCTCATGAATGGTATAAACCCTCAGATAGCATGGATGATGATGGCGGCTGAGACAAGGAGCGAGCTTGCTAGGAGGTTTTTGAAGATCTTTGAAGATACGATCGAGAAGGGAGGAAAGATATCCCAGGTCGGTGCTAGCATAAGCGGTCACTATAATACTATAGTTGGCCTTAGGAGGAATAGGCTTCAGGTCGCAAAGACGTTTGAAATGACGACATACATAATGCAGGGAGCAATAGTTGTTATCAACATATTCGTTTCGAGCCTTCTGCAGGGCTTTTCGCAAATGCTTTCATCCATGCGGTCTTCAATTCCAGGAAATGTTTTTGGAATAATGTTCGGTAGCAACATATCCATTCAACTAGTTATGATATTTGCCACGGTTTTTTCTTTCGCGACTGCACTTTTGAATGCACTTTCAATAAACAAAGTGACTCCAGGAGTCTCAAAAAGCTTTTGGTATTACTTTTCTATATTGCTGGTTGCTACTGGTGCTGGAATTATTGCAGGAGAATTCATGATAAGCTATATACTGAATTCTGCTCTGCAGGGAATGACAAATTTAATTTAA
- the metG gene encoding methionine--tRNA ligase, with amino-acid sequence MGKYVVCAAWPYVNNVPHLGTMIGSLLSGDVYFKFLKLLGEDAVYVSGSDEHGSPIEVEAKKKGIEPKLMTDAMHSYVTKLINDWEITFTNYSRTHNPVHINFVRDFVMKLYENGYIVKKKELLPYCPVDKIFLADRFIEGTCPYCGYEKARGDQCDNCGRLLTPTELINPHCVFCGSKPIYKETEHWFFKMDMLQNELLEWLKNNDELDDNVKNYSINWVAEGLKERSITRDVSWGVPAPFPGAEGKTIYVWFDALLGYISAVKEHFEKIGRSDEFEKWWKDKNTKTIYFIGKDNIPFHAIIFPSMLIASREGYPLPWKISATEYLLFQEEKFSKSRGIGVWADEALEILPADYWRFALIRMRPEAKDTNFSWSEFYRIINSELNDDIGNLVHRVLTFTYKNFNGSVPNQSKLSEEDIKLLNDMERFYNEAIAAYSNAKLKLASDKILEMARRGNQYLNSQAPWDEIKESRERAGTIIYNMLNYVNVLMTLLWPITPSSSEAFYSILNINGPKEGGLRRIIQEKLESGKSIRQPQPIFKKLPPDFLEKIDSIISNARDKVAQKRPKF; translated from the coding sequence ATGGGAAAATACGTTGTCTGCGCTGCATGGCCATACGTTAATAACGTTCCTCATCTTGGAACAATGATAGGTAGCTTGCTTTCAGGAGACGTCTACTTTAAATTTTTAAAGCTATTGGGAGAGGATGCTGTATATGTAAGCGGAAGTGATGAGCACGGCTCCCCCATAGAAGTAGAAGCTAAAAAGAAAGGGATAGAACCGAAGTTAATGACTGATGCGATGCATAGCTATGTAACTAAACTGATTAACGATTGGGAAATCACATTCACAAATTATTCGAGAACTCACAATCCTGTACACATAAATTTTGTTAGAGATTTCGTCATGAAATTATATGAAAACGGTTATATAGTTAAAAAGAAGGAGTTGCTTCCTTATTGCCCAGTTGACAAGATCTTTCTTGCAGACAGGTTCATAGAAGGCACCTGTCCATATTGCGGCTATGAAAAAGCGAGAGGAGATCAGTGCGATAACTGTGGTAGATTGCTGACTCCTACCGAGCTTATAAATCCGCATTGTGTCTTCTGCGGCTCAAAGCCAATATACAAGGAGACTGAGCACTGGTTTTTCAAAATGGACATGCTTCAAAATGAGCTTTTGGAATGGCTAAAGAACAACGATGAGCTTGACGACAATGTTAAGAACTACAGCATTAATTGGGTGGCAGAAGGATTGAAAGAAAGAAGTATAACAAGAGATGTTTCCTGGGGAGTCCCTGCACCTTTTCCCGGTGCTGAGGGAAAGACTATCTATGTATGGTTCGACGCACTGTTAGGATATATAAGTGCTGTTAAGGAGCACTTCGAAAAAATAGGAAGGAGCGATGAATTTGAAAAGTGGTGGAAGGACAAAAACACAAAAACCATATACTTTATTGGAAAAGACAACATCCCATTTCATGCGATAATATTCCCTTCAATGCTGATCGCCTCTAGAGAAGGTTATCCTCTGCCTTGGAAGATAAGCGCTACAGAATATCTTCTATTTCAAGAAGAGAAGTTCAGCAAAAGCAGAGGGATTGGAGTCTGGGCAGATGAAGCGCTCGAGATTCTCCCAGCAGATTACTGGAGATTTGCACTTATACGAATGAGGCCAGAAGCTAAGGATACAAACTTCAGCTGGAGTGAGTTCTACAGAATAATTAACTCAGAACTGAACGACGATATAGGCAACCTTGTACACAGGGTTCTGACATTTACATACAAGAACTTCAATGGCTCTGTACCAAATCAATCAAAGCTGAGCGAAGAGGATATTAAACTTTTAAATGATATGGAAAGATTTTACAATGAGGCGATCGCTGCTTATAGCAACGCTAAGCTTAAACTTGCAAGCGATAAGATATTGGAAATGGCCAGAAGGGGAAACCAGTATCTCAATTCTCAAGCACCGTGGGACGAAATTAAAGAGAGCAGAGAGAGAGCAGGCACTATTATTTACAACATGTTAAATTATGTGAATGTTCTAATGACTTTGCTCTGGCCTATAACTCCATCATCATCGGAGGCTTTTTACTCAATTTTAAATATCAATGGTCCTAAGGAAGGAGGTCTGAGGAGAATAATTCAGGAAAAGCTTGAATCCGGGAAGAGCATAAGGCAACCGCAACCCATATTCAAAAAATTACCTCCGGACTTCTTAGAAAAGATAGACTCAATAATTTCGAATGCAAGGGATAAAGTTGCACAGAAAAGACCGAAATTTTAA